From a single Glycine soja cultivar W05 chromosome 19, ASM419377v2, whole genome shotgun sequence genomic region:
- the LOC114400771 gene encoding COP9 signalosome complex subunit 2-like isoform X1: MASDADMEDYGFEYSDEEQEEQDVDIENQYYNSKGMVESDPEGALAGFAQVVQMEQEKAEWGFKALKQTVKLHYRLGRHKEMMKAYREMLTYIKSAVTRNYSEKCINSIMDYVSGSASQNFGLLQEFYQTTLRSLEEAKNERLWFKTNLKLCKIYFDIGEYGRMSKILKELHKSCQKEDGTDDHKKGTQLLEVYAVEIQMYTETKNNKKLKQLYQKALTIKSAIPHPRIMGIIHECGGKMHMAERQWADAATDFFDAFKNYDEAGSQRRIQCLKYLVLANMLMESEVNPFDGQEAKPYKNDPEILVMTNLIAAYQRNEISEFEKILKSNRRTIMDDPFIRNYIEDLLKNIRTQVLLKLIKPYTRIRIPFISKELNVPEHDVEQLLVSLILDNRIQGHIDQVNRFLERSDRSKGMKKYTAVDKWNTQLKSLYQTINNRVS, translated from the exons ATGGCTTCAG ATGCTGACATGGAGGACTATGGCTTCGAGTACTCTGATGAGGAGCAAGAAGAGCAAGACGTTGATATCGAGAAtcaatattacaattcaaaag GTATGGTTGAAAGTGATCCCGAAGGTGCGCTTGCTGGTTTTGCTCAGGTAGTGCAAATGGAACAAGAAAAAGCAGAATG GGGATTTAAAGCTCTAAAACAGACTGTCAAGCTACATTATCGACTGGGAAGGCATAAAGAGATGATGAAAGCCTATAGGGAGATGCTGACATATATTAAGTCAGCAGTGACTCGTAACTATAGTGAAAAATGCATAAACAGCATTATGGACTATGTCTCGGGTTCAGCAAGCCAGAACTTTGGCCTTCTCCAGGAATTCTACCAGACTACTCTGAGGTCACTTGAAGAAGCAAAGAATGAG AGATTGTGGTTTAAGACAAATCTGAAgctttgcaagatatattttgatattgGTGAATATGGGCGCATGAGTAAG ATCTTGAAGGAACTTCACAAATCCTGTCAAAAAGAAGATGGCACAGATGACCATAAGAAAGGAACCCAACTTTTGGAGGTATATGCTGTAGAGATTCAAATGTACACTGAGACCAAGAACAACAAAAAACTTAAG CAACTTTACCAGAAAGCACTCACTATTAAGTCAGCAATTCCCCATCCAAGGATAATGGGAATAATCCATGAATGTGGCGGGAAAATGCATATGGCTGAGCGCCAGTGGGCAGATGCAGCTACTGATTTCTTTGATGCTTTCAAGAATTATGATGAAGCTGGTAGTCAGAGACGTATCCAATGTTTGAA ATACCTTGTTCTTGCCAACATGTTGATGGAGTCTGAAGTAAATCCATTTGATGGACAGGAAGCTAAGCC ATACAAGAATGACCCCGAAATTTTGGTAATGACAAACTTAATAGCAGCTTATCAACGGAATGAAATATCGGAATTCGAGAAAATCCTGAAG AGTAACAGAAGAACCATCATGGATGATCCATTTATCAGAAATTACATTGAGGATCTGCTAAAGAATATTAGAACCCAAGTCTTGCTGAAGCTTATCAAACCATATACAAGGATCAGGATCCCTTTTATATCTAAA GAACTTAATGTTCCTGAGCATGATGTTGAGCAGCTATTGGTGTCACTGATTTTGGATAATAGAATCCAAGGGCATATTGATCAAGTGAACCGGTTCTTAGAACGCTCTGATAG GTCGAAAGGAATGAAGAAGTACACTGCAGTTGACAAATGGAACACGCAGCTTAAATCTCTTTATCAAACTATTAACAACAGAGTTTCTTAA
- the LOC114400771 gene encoding COP9 signalosome complex subunit 2-like isoform X2, with amino-acid sequence MASDADMEDYGFEYSDEEQEEQDVDIENQYYNSKGMVESDPEGALAGFAQVVQMEQEKAEWGFKALKQTVKLHYRLGRHKEMMKAYREMLTYIKSAVTRNYSEKCINSIMDYVSGSASQNFGLLQEFYQTTLRSLEEAKNERLWFKTNLKLCKIYFDIGEYGRMSKILKELHKSCQKEDGTDDHKKGTQLLEVYAVEIQMYTETKNNKKLKQLYQKALTIKSAIPHPRIMGIIHECGGKMHMAERQWADAATDFFDAFKNYDEAGSQRRIQCLKYLVLANMLMESEVNPFDGQEAKPYKNDPEILVMTNLIAAYQRNEISEFEKILKELNVPEHDVEQLLVSLILDNRIQGHIDQVNRFLERSDRSKGMKKYTAVDKWNTQLKSLYQTINNRVS; translated from the exons ATGGCTTCAG ATGCTGACATGGAGGACTATGGCTTCGAGTACTCTGATGAGGAGCAAGAAGAGCAAGACGTTGATATCGAGAAtcaatattacaattcaaaag GTATGGTTGAAAGTGATCCCGAAGGTGCGCTTGCTGGTTTTGCTCAGGTAGTGCAAATGGAACAAGAAAAAGCAGAATG GGGATTTAAAGCTCTAAAACAGACTGTCAAGCTACATTATCGACTGGGAAGGCATAAAGAGATGATGAAAGCCTATAGGGAGATGCTGACATATATTAAGTCAGCAGTGACTCGTAACTATAGTGAAAAATGCATAAACAGCATTATGGACTATGTCTCGGGTTCAGCAAGCCAGAACTTTGGCCTTCTCCAGGAATTCTACCAGACTACTCTGAGGTCACTTGAAGAAGCAAAGAATGAG AGATTGTGGTTTAAGACAAATCTGAAgctttgcaagatatattttgatattgGTGAATATGGGCGCATGAGTAAG ATCTTGAAGGAACTTCACAAATCCTGTCAAAAAGAAGATGGCACAGATGACCATAAGAAAGGAACCCAACTTTTGGAGGTATATGCTGTAGAGATTCAAATGTACACTGAGACCAAGAACAACAAAAAACTTAAG CAACTTTACCAGAAAGCACTCACTATTAAGTCAGCAATTCCCCATCCAAGGATAATGGGAATAATCCATGAATGTGGCGGGAAAATGCATATGGCTGAGCGCCAGTGGGCAGATGCAGCTACTGATTTCTTTGATGCTTTCAAGAATTATGATGAAGCTGGTAGTCAGAGACGTATCCAATGTTTGAA ATACCTTGTTCTTGCCAACATGTTGATGGAGTCTGAAGTAAATCCATTTGATGGACAGGAAGCTAAGCC ATACAAGAATGACCCCGAAATTTTGGTAATGACAAACTTAATAGCAGCTTATCAACGGAATGAAATATCGGAATTCGAGAAAATCCTGAAG GAACTTAATGTTCCTGAGCATGATGTTGAGCAGCTATTGGTGTCACTGATTTTGGATAATAGAATCCAAGGGCATATTGATCAAGTGAACCGGTTCTTAGAACGCTCTGATAG GTCGAAAGGAATGAAGAAGTACACTGCAGTTGACAAATGGAACACGCAGCTTAAATCTCTTTATCAAACTATTAACAACAGAGTTTCTTAA